One segment of Rosa chinensis cultivar Old Blush chromosome 6, RchiOBHm-V2, whole genome shotgun sequence DNA contains the following:
- the LOC112170594 gene encoding pathogenesis-related protein 1, with product MGFNKQNLVAVCSAALILITYVPLASTVEDDSGFLKAHNEIRKEHGLPPLQWNKTLAEYAQNYANKRSGDCAMEHSDAPYSENIASGLGMTGEAATKYWCTEKAEYDYNTNKCTGPEEDGCRHYTIIVTRITTQLGCARAKCKNGDMFVSCNYDPSGEPDQRPY from the coding sequence ATGGGGTTCAACAAACAAAACTTAGTAGCCGTATGCTCTGCAGCTTTGATCCTAATTACTTATGTCCCTCTAGCAAGTACAGTCGAAGATGACAGTGGCTTCCTCAAAGCACACAATGAGATTCGCAAAGAGCACGGTCTCCCGCCACTGCAATGGAATAAAACCTTAGCTGAGTATGCACAAAATTATGCCAATAAAAGATCTGGGGATTGCGCAATGGAGCATTCAGATGCTCCTTATTCTGAGAACATTGCGAGTGGTTTGGGTATGACCGGTGAAGCAGCGACAAAGTACTGGTGCACCGAGAAAGCCGAATACGactacaacacaaataaatgtACCGGTCCTGAGGAAGACGGTTGCCGCCACTACACTATTATAGTTACGAGGATAACAACCCAACTTGGTTGTGCAAGGGCCAAGTGCAAAAATGGCGATATGTTTGTATCCTGCAACTATGATCCTTCTGGAGAGCCAGACCAGCGTCCTTACTAA